The following are from one region of the Quercus robur chromosome 1, dhQueRobu3.1, whole genome shotgun sequence genome:
- the LOC126713953 gene encoding uncharacterized protein LOC126713953 yields MWTIPSFNSDSFKQFLESLLMSNAPSSEGEKEGEGEEEILSPHHAGSFSNSFMETYPYFLAWQYEVMNPDGTYSSMPLDRPEHTLNIPWPDSVDVDLEEESMQMIRGLQLLART; encoded by the exons ATGTGGACCATTCCATCGTTTAATAGTGACAGCTTCAAACAATTCTTAGAATCATTGTTAATGAGTAAt GCTCCATCTTCTGAaggagagaaagagggagagggagaggaagaGATTCTCTCTCCTCATCATGCTGGTAGCTTTTCTAATTCTTTCATGGAGACTTATCCTTATTTTCTGGCATGGCAATATGAAGTGATGAATCCTGATGGAACATATAGTTCCATGCCTTTGGATAGGCCAGAGCATACCTTGAACATCCCTTGGCCTGATTCG GTTGATGTTGATCTTGAGGAGGAAAGTATGCAAATGATCAGAGGCTTGCAACTGTTGGCTCGTACTTAG
- the LOC126696733 gene encoding copper transporter 6-like gives MTLFWGDAIEILFPGWPGSNFNSYMLALTLVFVLSLAVEWLSHTKFIKPTMDNITAGILQTAMYAFRVGMAYLVMLAVMSYNLGILLAAVAGYTIGFLIFGSRAFDDSKISKISSCEDPADLPPLIC, from the coding sequence ATGACATTATTCTGGGGTGATGCCATTGAAATTCTCTTCCCAGGTTGGCCAGGCTCAAACTTCAACTCTTATATGTTAGCCTTAACACTTGTATTTGTGCTCAGTTTGGCAGTAGAGTGGCTTTCGCATACCAAATTCATCAAGCCTACCATGGATAACATCACAGCTGGGATTTTACAAACTGCAATGTATGCATTTCGAGTTGGAATGGCCTATTTGGTCATGCTTGCAGTCATGTCATATAATCTTGGCATTCTACTAGCTGCAGTTGCAGGATATACAATAGGGTTCTTGATCTTTGGCAGTAGGGCTTTTGACGattcaaaaatatcaaagatATCTTCTTGCGAGGATCCAGCTGATCTTCCACCACTGATTTGCTAA
- the LOC126696816 gene encoding copper transporter 6-like: MDDDNMSDMNNPTAGMDPNMVMTHMTFFWSKNANILFSDWPGTHTGMYVLALVFVLVLSIFVEWLRHCQVMKPSPKHLGVGLIQTFLHALTTALAFMVILAVMSFNVGIFLVAVAGHSMGFLLFRSRVFNDSDTKSCPHNVCPLSC; encoded by the coding sequence ATGGATGATGATAATATGTCTGACATGAATAACCCCACAGCTGGAATGGACCCTAATATGGTGATGACGCACATGACCTTCTTCTGGAGCAAAAACGCAAACATACTCTTCTCTGATTGGCCTGGTACACACACTGGCATGTATGTATTAGCCTTGGTATTTGTCTTAGTTCTCTCTATCTTCGTTGAGTGGCTCCGTCATTGCCAAGTGATGAAACCTAGCCCGAAGCATTTAGGGGTTGGTCTGATCCAGACATTTTTGCATGCCTTAACGACTGCGCTGGCGTTTATGGTTATATTGGCTGTCATGTCTTTTAATGTCGGTATATTTTTGGTTGCAGTGGCTGGGCATAGTATGGGGTTCTTGTTATTTCGTAGTAGGGTTTTCAATGACTCAGATACTAAAAGCTGTCCTCATAATGTTTGTCCATTGAGTTGTTGA
- the LOC126728469 gene encoding uncharacterized protein LOC126728469, whose protein sequence is MGETGLFSVAQSLVMMKGLLDRCLNRESTLDRVRAKAQQTEEELGQLQRWRSKMEKKLELSEQARKELEEKTATSLTVIENKEAEIKQLKEDLRQAKVAAVEEYRCSESCLSELSDSFLQGFDDSLRQVKKAYPELDLTMVKLEDQAQTSALPVASENTEDLFGDGAAQGDGESAPSKDVPVAEEKKD, encoded by the exons atgggggagacgggcctcttctccgtcgctcag tccttggtcatgatgaagggactacttgaccggtgtctcaaccgtgagagtaccttggaccgggtgcgcgcgaaggcgcagcagacggaggaagagctaGGACAACTTCAGAGATGGAggtccaagatggagaagaagctggagctttctgagcaggcgaggaaggagctggaggagaagacggccACTTCGCTGACGGTCATAGAGAATAAAGAGGCTGAGATCAAACAACTCAAAGAAGATCTCCGTCAGGCTAAAGTGGCAGCCGTCGAGGAATACCGATGCTCGGAGTCCTGTTTGAGCGAGCTGTCGGACTCCTTCCTCCAAGGCTTCGATGATTCcctccgtcaagtcaagaaggcttatccagagctggacttgacaatggtcaaacttgaggaccaagcccagacttctgccctccccgtcgcctccgaaAACACGGAGGACCTTTTTGGCGACGGTGCTGCTCAAGGAGACGGAGAGTCCGccccgtcgaaggatgtcccagttgctgaagaaaagaaagattga